Proteins from a genomic interval of Plasmodium berghei ANKA genome assembly, chromosome: 6:
- a CDS encoding fam-a protein, whose protein sequence is MNNGYVKIYFFALIFFGYVNNQALTTDRVADNATSSKTTPSDVDSLEESSFETTSPKTTLLKRDSSKTIPSETSSFKTLSEIDRSKTAPSDIALPIPVLANPPSPHITIYKKNKHLLCTNPLETKKAMQIMDEAVELLRYYATTKEYYKHDCTSCDGVNMYYKKLGHNTYIGKCQLQIYNPNKYNDIIKILWDLNGPKKFDDSHIKGKVVRSYNQNLLMILKFYKNMMLSSPRYFYALAKKAQISENTSIIVMASGNINDNNPFSTKTFKNKIIKSINSFKTSVCFDNDIQIGYFKKTFVNLSGYLIEKKDDHVDVTFVNSINFNPLIPTNCFIKNANTEAMLNFTHLKYYFDN, encoded by the exons ATGAATAATGGATAcgttaaaatatatttttttgctttaatttttttcggATATGTGAACAATCAAGCCCTCACAACCGACCGTGTAGCAGATAATGCTACTTCATCCAAAACAACTCCATCCGATGTAGATTCATTAGAAGAATCTTCATTTGAAACAACTTCACCCAAAACGACTCTACTTAAAAGAGATTCGTCCAAAACAATTCCATCAGAAACATCTTCATTCAAAACTCTATCCGAAATAGATCGATCCAAAACAGCACCATCCGATATAGCTCTACCCATACCCGTTTTAGCTAATCCTCCTTCACCTCATATTAC aatatataaaaaaaacaagcATTTATTATGCACAAATCCCCtggaaacaaaaaaagCAATGCAAATTATGGACGAAGCTGTAGAGCTTTTAAGATACTATGCTACAACGAAGGAATATTACAAACATGATTGTACGAGTTGTGATGGCgtaaatatgtattataagAAACTTGGGCATAATACCTACATTGGAAAATGCCAActtcaaatttataatcCCAATAAG tataatgatataataaaaatactatGGGATCTCAATGGTCCCAAAAAATTCGATGATAGTCATATTAAAg gaaAAGTTGTCCGTTCGTATAATCAAAATTTGTTAATGATACtaaaattttacaaaaatatgatgTTATCATCCCCGAGATATTTTTATGCTTTAGCCAAAAAAGCTCAA atATCAGAAAATACAAGTATAATTGTTATGGCTTcaggaaatataaatgataataaccCTTTCAGTACAAAAACctttaaaaacaaaattataaaaagcATTAACTCATTCAAAACAAGCGTATGTTTTGACAATGATATTCAAATTGGATACTTTAAAAAGACGTTTGTTAACTTATCTGGATACCtcattgaaaaaaaagacgaTCACGTTGATGTTACCTTTGTCAACTCG ATAAATTTTAATCCTTTAATTCCCACAAActgttttattaaaaatgcaAATACAGAAGCAATGTTGAATTTTACGCACTTAAAATATTACTTTGATAATTAA
- a CDS encoding BIR protein — MDKNLCSNFLLVKTNFPDQLDSDGKYYFKNDDHLKKYCDNENCGSDLEKVNAGCLYFFKEFFGDSSVFESVANSNIDIVDYIIIWLSYMLNLKENDYNNSLNHFYTTYINNEKYKNPIDGVEAYSNYKNIIEKKHDLTKMNIKDISKFYDSFILLCEMYTAFNDDNKNCTNCSEKANKFVEKYKELNSNNNKGSSYDKILSTLSTDYDNLKNKCSNIASFPKINTSTNTEKGPEKASVQNSAQTSEVTSLSSSIGNKLIPVLSIFGAIAFFLGIGYKYSLFKSRKRSRKQHLREKLKNKEENE; from the exons ATGGATAAAAATTTg tgtAGTAACTTCCTTTTAGTAAAGACGAACTTTCCCGATCAATTGGACAGTGACGGaaagtattattttaaaaatgatgatcATTTGAAAAAGTATTGTGATAACGAAAATTGTGGGAGTGATCTCGAAAAAGTTAATGCTggatgtttatatttttttaaagaattCTTTGGGGATTCTTCTGTGTTTGAGTCTGTTGCAAATAGTAACATCGATATTGTTGATTACATTATAATATGGTTAAGTTATATGTTAAACCTAAAGGAAAATGACTATAATAACAGTctaaatcatttttatactacatatataaataatgaaaagtataaaaatcCTATAGATGGTGTTGAAGCTTATAGTAATTATAAGAatattatagaaaaaaagcATGATTTGACgaaaatgaatattaaagatatatctaaattttatgattcttttatattattatgtgaAATGTATACTGCATTTAATGACgacaataaaaattgcaCAAACTGTTCGGAAAAAgcaaataaatttgttgaaaaatataaagaacttaatagtaataataataaaggcAGTTCctatgataaaatattgtcTACATTATCAACTGattatgataatttaaaaaataaatgtagcAATATTGCATCTTTTCCAAAGATAAACACATCAACAAATACTGAAAAAGGTCCTGAAAAAGCTTCTGTACAAAATTCTGCACAAACATCTGAAGTTACATCATTAAGTTCGTCGATAGGAAACAAATTAATTCCAGTTTTATCGATATTTGGTGCAatagcattttttttaggaaTTGGATATaag tattcattatttaagtCTCGAAAACGATCTCGAAAACAACATTTAAGAGAAAagctaaaaaataaagaagaaaatgaataa